The following are from one region of the Oryzias latipes chromosome 12, ASM223467v1 genome:
- the c12h5orf42 gene encoding protein JBTS17 isoform X2: MELKLEVLLSSSIKRKKPWPRFCWLGQEKESVFVLDDRRISEINMVSGRTKKKTPKLHPLLNNVVTMASSRNGLWLCGLLMSGELFLWNRDKDLLKTATAVPEVVQMITSSQGTSTKLSLQVSCDGMRVLLSATSGKVFLWECMDSRVLAGLRDGPVEGHWVLIQAPVDTILPSSSDKEASQTTIFVKTEVVGDICLSAFVFTSGENLITTILKIQWKEGQSVGFMRYSVHWVTKKYPLPRLTPPCQPVKSRGALVPVFSPDGQLLAIVLNQRKPQATQVLFVSTQNFISISSSLGGCGCKKVDIPSKYIRSYWVGSVSWSPGGLFLGCMLKRGSLLVLLRLGGLLSLTSSGCSVDFGPAHFLPLHPLVTYRPPMSARKGEASLSSSSMSVRDILRQRYSVTWHPRLFYLIVSDGYMATVMRLPDRPSPALILKTLLKDIRKDLEATSCKLDRSKGYVKAWLDSVCYLNLDSSSEELKATLPDRPTMTDSIISAAVTNGSKLPLFLQNRPGSGGTAELLESVQALFDEESDLDGIPAGSHVRDRGCLEFASMFDTLHALKTHSSEKILSGQVYDQDGEDIKKNSLRRELREIHSRLLTVWAFGLSLGDAVEHRALLLKHLLCCVVQFAALLHLMPDPTCRSGESNTLAFTRLLHLIKALLSFLPWDSSPSEGPRCLRLVVEFSKWIVRLLLNPHPDSHLTGTCQVSSQSLSRIIFLIQMISDSLDTSYTSEQKAVWSSEEESPSQPQVWLSDVYHVHFLQEGKWPQLVKPRPSIRLLGVWQLLYDVIQKYAEELNTIQSCNGLEEEKQRLALIMSQVQTSLQATGEKLGDGPALLNCQGEHLFLSGLYQKSAHAWRVQISQEINKSSYRSVFQETRLCLALLYSLLSQYQLREAQEMGDHMAQLILLRSGLQKTRGTTGSLPCRWIPTDLHSDAASAVVQSLGRFMASYFTNQSLFILPAHNVAVLPPLHLPHGPDVGRLVLLCQEEVARAVRQQHLSEVWTVDYAQDLLLLGGLLPEAVWMAYHLGDWKTAVSLSLAYTCYGSEKFKFSRLRRKDFQLPKALTPESIFQAELECLLKSDSQEHADKGNEKSFTEPLEGEDWDLLQSSIQEILKASVMAGVDIISTFLSSLLDAAKDMCSSLPALVPAGLYLPSPPLYCPQPSPNTQDPWGTAGQLPEVACRQKVSGVLQRLLLLLRSACCCHPAAQWYVSRLGRARHILHKIKKKYAYPSAAVEEKSFPEELMKLIAHGGYFKRRAKKDPQLDSDTIHTIDCFRELCALCWMLHVRDQLSIHCRRFQLSRRHDGDEQSDLDSLSVDALRWARRLLPFSHFLNAEEILQDIVLSLVSDLPPLSMVADTLVETFPEEEESVSVPLREKYNSLLQRLRQCTVLDGVEEEANVPMTSLIQGKLRQRRKHLKRLQRHLTPPVLHLWEKEEDTESKCATGTPRQPSLGTNQGTFSDCEFQPACSDADTAGKTSDTNLSKGHSRSRSKKAKKKTEQIKTDVKIGSGQDQGLREARKKEQLLQPTVGSWEFELEDDEYLHFLELFLSYVLERGSCLGVDSGSELPLLKSFCSELREKELHSLSFDILTTIHRRQKERKHSGSDAPLFRAGACYRPLSESITPELQASSLWTEAPGSRDCLSVSSHFDQRSPQQRGLFGLWKQNSASFRRGDGSVLSSEASPAQNAFTADQLPENLPFDSSASVQTVSDLQQGLDPKLEARFPKLGRLLEWMVRWADRGVPFGLRDKKKKEQGRGAGDGVMIRVRASAPAVLTSLSLLELNAVLGTDRYASHIQVPEVQLTVSPVLQPGEERKLERESSVDTGYPGSAHSAPDQDFHQESISDGDPHTDEPEEHPTFQANPPPADQDAASSPHLTPDDDLNLTPEKENEGGDSECLGLPSSGPREDDTANSFSPETRLKPAEIDLSGKAEEVPCSSISSGHPEAQPNNQPQTLVQARPPDSNNLQRSDPVIDPPKIPPQTPTAEEPTVDSATLNLTSTPSPMRQLLGQDLFRLVQHINYLSLREVIGASFSNLLAQQPSSVAQPDMTCLLPDISSSATRFIPDQDALPNQSTVSAAVQTPVPKPGCRDLKNNDAGCQFAALTTTTSSAANQHQSNIDPQSNVCISGAEYQEMQPLSVQAESPDVQQMENRKRIPSSQGLLATTNTRRAVQSTPVPLSSHGGAQNDSAPPMLGLRLLKFSSPLLSQHTSSQNPPAPQPHAYPTANQEIPRSFQAKTKLDFNKGREDRNTFSSPITRPYKSTSRTFHPQSHSSPQLPPAFPAHTPSPFQGLRLLQLQPPPHHNITFPKLPLPSFSRPSALIPVPVTETPPIKLLQINRGPKVMVPRPVPSTHTTRLISKEELQNLGVGQQELEKTALQLLRVQKSPEKPITSSSCAPNKRHKRREEKAKGGKSEVTFRPNESIIPTQETPALPTSEEPAVVEKIRSDQDIPGDYFQPTVDSLTGQKLLGKIFSTSAELQAMASTSKRPPECYDVSTNTDSDCPPQLVDKAISVQASVMTGSPKSTSSANFQIFYEDPVRDGEQQPWQPETNTSPPGRQFLSVLDFEGEDGSPRPAPEIRDVPSIRPSSPTSSQLHVLATSVLRNDFSAVQIPDNCVPLTTPPEMPEESPSESSCGSRSVLERVTSQNMTENLPESEICRAIRNQSGVRQNASPSLLSEGFSSRLSVLDAQLAALQNIADHLETDLVKSRMVVNSLEKLSSPSVKPTKATKKTVRLSLPLQAWTQRPDPAFSAEINASELDKNPTQHDDKDLLLSDEAGASSFHSPPDNFTDADEISHEWTDADPGQSELFDTVELLDELLKEGYLFPTDLDLFESQTVQHNRQDLQQSGWMSEGQAFSREDRNELRIWMRRKHRERLAAYQKHRARLREQEHKPYTASPSRTRAASRKTRENEEKLTLLEQYDQRMKEAWSLAGEFNLPPGTQASSSRTEGSQVLSKKWSTAAPLSRPHSVSVSGKRGKARLHPQTHSVERPPSEDLHRRLGLHRPVTLLPGDRLSQVTRRGMLSKTLPKSDAASQNETRDDGHQGEPRLNQTYSRGGAIYKRIHRELPKVEGRRELDSSGPHRPQRLQRSDLVLTELVDEEENDPRGVSGIDWLDNLSESADSCLSKIDWAAIERMAAAEESDVDS; encoded by the exons ATGGAGCTGAAGCTGGAGGTTCTTCTGTCATCAAGCATCAAACGAAAGAAACCATGGCCACGATTCTGCTGGCTCGGGCAG gaAAAggagtctgtgtttgtgttagaTGACAGGCGGATCAGTGAGATCAACATGGTGTCCGGTCGAACCAAGAAGAAGACACCAAAACTTCATCCATTGCTCAACAATGTGGTGACAATGGCTTCCTCTCGTAACG GGTTGTGGCTCTGTGGACTTCTCATGTCAGGAGAACTGTTTCTGTGGAACAGAGATAAGGATTTGTTGAAGACTGCCACCGCCGTCCCTGAAGTAGTTCAGATGATCACTTCATCTCAAG GCACATCTACAAAGCTCTCTCTCCAAGTTTCATGTGATGGGATGCGTGTCCTCTTGTCAGCCACTAGTGGCAAAGTATTCCTGTGGGAGTGCATGGATTCCAGGGTTTTGGCAGGCCTGCGGGACGGCCCCGTTGAAGGACACTGGGTGCTCATACAGGCTCCTGTAGACACCATCTTGCCTTCTTCAAGCGACAAAGAAGCATCTCAAACCACCATCTTTGTCAAAACTGAG GTAGTAGGTGACATTTGTTTATCAGCGTTTGTTTTCACATCTGGAGAGAACCTCATCACTACTATACTTAAAATTCAGTGGAAAGAAGGCCAATCTGTGGG TTTTATGCGTTATAGTGTTCACTGGGTCACCAAGAAGTACCCTTTGCCCCGTCTAACCCCTCCATGTCAGCCAGTAAAGTCCAGAGGGGCTTTGGTGCCAGTCTTCTCGCCGGATGGCCAGCTGTTAGCCATCGTCCTGAACCAGAGAAAGCCTCAG GCTACGCAGGTACTTTTTGTGAGCACACAGAATTTCATCTCGATATCAAGTAGTCTTGGGGGATGTGGGTGCAAGAAAGTGGACATCCCATCCAAGTACATAAG GTCTTACTGGGTTGGCAGTGTCAGCTGGTCACCTGGAGGACTTTTTTTAGGCTGCATGTTGAAAAGAGGCTCTCTTCTTGTGTTGCTTCGTCTTGGGGGACTTCTCTCTCTGACAAGCTCTGGCTGCAGTGTTGACTTTGGTCCTGCACACTTTTTGCCCTTACATCCACTTGTCACTTACAG GCCGCCAATGTCTGCACGTAAAGGTGAAGCATCTTTGTCGAGCTCCAGCATGTCGGTGCGCGACATCTTAAGGCAGCGGTATTCTGTGACCTGGCATCCACGGCTTTTTTATCTCATCGTATCTGATGGTTACATGGCCACAGTTATGAGATTGCCAGACAGGCCTTCCCCTGCCCTGATACTAAAAACTCTCCTGAAAGACATACGCAAGGATCTTGAGGCAACTAGCTGCAAACTAGATCGATCAAAG GGTTATGTGAAGGCGTGGCTGGACTCTGTTTGCTACTTGAATCTGGACAGCAGCTCTGAAGAGCTCAAAGCCACACTCCCAGACCGGCCAACCATGACAGACTCCATCATTTCAGCTGCAGTCACTAATGGATCTAAGCTGCCGCTCTTCTTGCAGAACCGACCAGGATCGGGTGGAACTGCGGAGCTTCTTGAAAGCGTGCAG gCTCTCTTTGACGAGGAGTCTGATTTAGATGGAATTCCTGCTGGTTCTCATGTCCGGGACAGAGGTTGTTTGGAGTTTGCTTCGATGTTTGACACTCTTCATGCCCTAAAAACCCACAGTAGTGAAAAAATCCTCTCTGGGCAAGTTTATGACCAAGATGGTGAGGACATTAAGAAGAATTCCCTTCGTCGTGAGCTCAGAGAGATCCATAGCAGGCTGCTAACAGTGTGGGCTTTTGGCTTGTCCCTGGGAGATGCAGTGGAGCATAGAGCTCTTCTGTTAAAGCATTTGCTTTGCTGTGTGGTTCAGTTTGCAGCTTTACTCCACTTGATGCCCGATCCCACTTGTCGTTCGGGAGAAAGTAATACCTTGGCTTTCACTCGCCTCCTGCACCTCATCAAAGCTCTTTTATCTTTCCTTCCTTGGGATAGTAGCCCTTCAGAGGGACCACGCTGCTTGAGGCTAGTGGTGGAGTTCAGTAAATGGATTGTACGTCTTCTGCTGAACCCTCACCCCGACTCCCACCTGACTGGCACCTGTCAGGTTTCTTCCCAAAGTCTGTCCAGAATCATTTTCCTTATTCAGATGATCTCTGACTCTCTTGACACGAGTTACACCTCAGAGCAAAAAGCTGTCTGGTCTTCTGAGGAGGAATCCCCTTCTCAGCCCCAGGTGTGGCTCTCAGATGTATATCACGTTCATTTCCTGCAGGAGGGAAAATGGCCTCAACTTGTTAAACCAAGACCTTCCATCAG aCTTTTAGGAGTGTGGCAGCTTTTGTATGATGTCATCCAAAAGTATGCAGAGGAACTGAACACCATTCAAAGCTGTAACGGTTTAGAGGAGGAAAAGCAAAGGCTGGCTCTTATTATGTCTCAGGTCCAAACATCTTTGCAGGCAACAGGAGAAAAGCTGGGGGACGGCCCTGCACTGCTGAACTGTCAAG GTGAACATCTCTTCCTGAGTGGCCTTTATCAAAAGAGTGCTCATGCATGGCGAGTACAAATCTCTCAGGAGATCAACAAAA GCTCTTATCGCAGCGTCTTTCAAGAGACGCGGCTTTGTCTGGCACTCCTTTATAGTCTGCTATCACAGTACCAACTGAGAGAAGCGCAAGAGATGGGAGACCACATGGCCCAGCTCATTCTGCTCCGATCTGGACTCCAGAAGACGCGTGGGACAA CAGGTTCTCTTCCTTGCCGATGGATACCAACAGACCTTCACAGTGACGCAGCCTCTGCGGTGGTTCAAAGCCTCGGGAGATTCATGGCTTCCTACTTCACCAATCAGTCACTTTTCATTCTGCCTGCTCACAATGTGGCTGTGCTCCCCCCACTCCATCTTCCTCACG GCCCAGACGTTGGGCGTTTGGTGCTGCTCTGCCAGGAGGAAGTGGCCAGAGCTGTCCGACAGCAACATCTGTCAGAGGTTTGGACAGTGGACTATGCCCAGGATCTGCTCCTGCTTGGCGGGCTGCTCCCTGAGGCTGTGTGGATGGCGTATCATCTGGGAGACTGGAAGACTGCCGTTTCTCTGAGCCTGGCTTATACCTGCTACGGGTcagaaaaattcaaattcagTCG GCTCAGGAGAAAGGATTTCCAACTGCCAAAAGCTTTGACACCAGAAAGCATTTTTCAGGCTGAGCTGGAGTGTCTTCTGAAATCGGACTCTCAGGAACACGCAGATAAAGGCAATGAGAAGAGCTTTACAG AGCCTTTGGAAGGAGAAGACTGGGACTTGTTGCAAAGTTCCATTCAAGAGATTTTGAAAGCCTCTGTCATGGCAGGAGTCGATATTATTTCCACCTTCTTGTCTTCCTTGCTGGACGCAGCAAAAGACATGTGCTCCTCTCTGCCTGCTTTGGTGCCTGCTGGGCTGTACCTGCCTTCCCCACCTCTGTATTGCCCACAGCCCTCTCCCAACACACAG GACCCATGGGGAACGGCGGGGCAACTTCCGGAGGTTGCATGTCGCCAGAAAGTGTCTGGAGTTCTCCAAAGACTGTTGTTGCTTCTGAGATCTGCTTGTTGTTGCCATCCTGCTGCCCAGTGGTACGTCAGTCGGCTGGGCCGTGCCAGACACATCCTTCACAAG ATCAAAAAGAAGTATGCGTATCCCTCTGCTGCAGTGGAGGAAAAGagttttccagaggagctgaTGAAGCTGATAGCTCATGGTGGATACTTCAAAAGAAGGGCCAAAAAAGACCCCCAGTTGGACAGTGACACTATTCATACTATTG acTGTTTTAGGGAGCTGTGTGCTTTATGCTGGATGCTTCATGTCAGGGATCAGCTCTCCATTCACTGCCGAAGGTTTCAGCTTTCCAGACGGCATGATGGAGATGAGCAA TCGGACTTGGATTCGCTGTCTGTGGACGCTCTCCGCTGGGCCCGTCGTCTTCTGCCCTTCTCTCACTTCCTCAATGCTGAGGAAATTCTTCAGGACATAGTGCTCAGCCTAGTCTCAGACCTACCTCCTCTGTCTATG GTAGCAGACACACTTGTGGAAACCTTcccagaggaggaagagtctgTCAGCGTACCTCTGAGGGAGAAGTACAACTCTTTGCTGCAGAGACTGAGGCAGTGCACTGTTCTTG ATGGAGTTGAAGAGGAAGCAAATGTGCCGATGACGAGTTTGATTCAAGGAAAACTCAGACAAAGAAGGAAACACCTGAAGCGATTGCAAAGACACTTGACTCCCCCCGTGCTCCATTTGTGGGAGAAAGAGGAAGACACGGAGAGCAAATGCGCCACAGGCACACCAAGGCAGCCGTCACTGGGTACCAATCAGGGAACCTTCAGTGACTGCGAGTTCCAGCCAGCGTGCAGTGATGCTGACACAGCAGGCAAAACATCTGATACAAACTTGTCTAAAGGACATTCCAGATCCAG aagcaaaaaagcaaagaagaaaacagaacaaatcaAGACGGATGTTAAGATTGGTAGTGGTCAAGATCAGGGTCTCAGAGAAGCCAGGAAGAAGGAGCAGCTGCTCCAACCAACTGTTGGGTCCTGGGAGTTTGAGCTGGAGGATGACGAGTATCTTCATTTTCTGGAGCTCTTTCTAAGTTATGTTTTAGAGAGGGGTAGCTGTCTTGGAGTGGACTCTGGCAGTGAGCTGCCTTTGCTGAAGAGCTTCTGCTCTGAGCTGAGGGAGAAGGAGTTGCACTCTCTGAGTTTTGATATACTTACCACCATTCATCGGCGTCAAAAAGAGAGGAAACACTCGGGCAGTGATGCACCACTGTTCAGAGCTGGGGCTTGCTACAGGCCTTTAAGTGAAAGTATAACTCCTGAGCTGCAGGCATCGTCTTTGTGGACTGAAGCTCCTGGATCCAGGGACTGTCTCTCTGTCAGTTCTCATTTTGATCAGAGAAGCCCACAACAGAGAGGTCTGTTTGGCCTCTGGAAACAAAACTCTGCATCTTTTAGGAGGGGGGATGGATCAGTTCTTAGTTCTGAAGCGAGCCCTGCTCAGAATGCTTTTACAGCAGATCAGCTCCCAGAAAATCTCCCATTTGACTCTTCAGCATCTGTACAGACTGTCTCCGACTTACAGCAGGGCCTAGATCCCAAACTGGAGGCTCGGTTTCCGAAGCTCGGCAGGCTGCTGGAGTGGATGGTGCGATGGGCCGACAGAGGGGTGCCGTTTGGGCTCCgtgacaaaaagaagaaagaacaaGGGAGAGGAGCCGGGGACGGAGTGATGATTCGTGTCAGGGCTTCAGCACCTGCTGTTCTCACCTCCCTGAGTTTGCTGGAGTTGAACGCGGTGCTGGGGACCGACCGTTACGCCTCCCACATCCAAGTTCCAGAGGTGCAGCTGACTGTGTCCCCTGTGCTGCAGCCTGGGGAGGAGAGGAAGCTTGAGAGGGAGAGCAGTGTTGATACAGGCTACCCTGGATCAGCCCACAGTGCTCCAGATCAGGATTTTCATCAAGAAAGCATCAGTGATGG CGATCCTCATACAGATGAACCAGAGGAACATCCAACATTTCAGGCGAACCCTCCGCCTGCTGACCAGGATGCTGCCAGTTCACCACATCTCACTCCTGATGATGACTTAAATCTTACTCCAGAAAAAGAAa ACGAAGGCGGTGACAGTGAATGTTTGGGTTTGCCATCGTCCGGTCCCAGAGAAGACGACACTGCAAACAGCTTTTCTCCTGAAACT AGATTAAAACCGGCAGAGATTGACCTGTCAGGAAAGGCTGAAGAAGTTCCCTGTTCCTCCAT TTCCTCTGGTCATCCAGAAGCACAACCTAACAACCAACCTCAGACTCTGGTTCAGGCCAGACCTCCTGATTCAAACAATCTGCAGCGCTCAGATCCAGTGATCGATCCTCCAAAAATCCCGCCTCAGACCCCCACAGCTGAGGAACCCACAGTAGATTCTGCGACTTTAAATCTGACGTCAACTCCGTCACCCATGAGGCAGCTTCTGGGTCAAGACCTATTCAGACTGGTTCAG CACATCAACTACTTGAGTCTGCGGGAGGTTATTGGAGCTTCATTTTCTAACCTACTTGCCCAGCAACCGTCTTCTGTGGCCCAGCCTGACATGACCTGCTTACTCCCTGATATATCATCATCTGCCACCAGATTTATCCCCGACCAGGATGCATTACCTAATCAATCTACAGTCTCTGCAGCAGTTCAGACACCTGTCCCAAAGCCAGGCTGCAGAGACCTCAAGAATAATGATGCTGGATGTCAGTTTGCAGCACTGACGACCACAACATCCTCCGCAGCCAACCAGCATCAATCCAACATAGATCCACAGTCCAATGTCTGCATCAGTGGTGCTGAATATCAG gaaaTGCAGCCACTTTCTGTGCAAGCAGAGTCCCCAGATGTTCAGCAGATGGAAAACAGGAAACGAATCCCCTCTTCACAAGGACTCCTGGCCACCACCAACACCAGGCGTGCAGTTCAGAGCACGCCTGTACCTCTAAGCTCTCATGGTGGTGCACAGAATGATTCTGCTCCTCCAATGTTAGGTCTGAGGTTGCTAAAATTCTCCAGCCCTCTGCTGTCCCAGCACACCTCTTCACAAAATCCACCGGCACCTCAACCACACGCATATCCCACTGCAAACCAGGAAATCCCCAGATCTTTTCAGGCAAAGACTAAACTTGACTTCAACAAAGGGAGGGAAgacagaaatacattttcatctCCAATAACTCGCCCATACAAATCAACTTCCAGGACTTTTCATCCCCAAAGTCACAGTTCCCCGCAGCTCCCTcctgcttttcctgctcataCACCTTCACCGTTTCAGGGACTTCgcttgctgcagctgcagccaccTCCACATCACAACATCACCTTCCCTAAATTACCACTCCCATCATTCTCTAGACCTTCTGCACTCATTCCAGTTCCAGTGACGGAAACGCCTCCGATCAAGCTTCTGCAGATCAACCGTGGGCCCAAAGTG ATGGTACCCCGGCCAGTTCCCTCAACCCATACGACCCGTCTGATCTCTAAGGAAGAGTTGCAGAATTTAGGGGTTGGGCAACAGGAACTGGAAAAAACTGCTCTTCAGTTGCTCAGAGTTCAAAAATCTCCTGAAAAGCCCATCACCTCGTCCAGCTGTGCCCCCAACAAAAG GCATAAAAGAAGAGAGGAAAAAGCAAAAGGGGGGAAATCTGAGGTCACGTTTAGACCAAATGAGTCTATCATCCCTACTCAAGAG ACTCCAGCGTTGCCTACAAGTGAGGAACCTGCAGTTGTTGAGAAAATCCGCTCTGATCAGGACATCCCAGGTGATTATTTTC AACCTACAGTTGACTCCCTAACCGGTCAGAAACTGTTGGGTAAGATCTTTTCCACTTCAGCTGAGCTCCAAGCCATGGCTTCCACAAGTAAGCGTCCCCCGGAGTGTTATGACGTGTCCACCAACACAGACTCGG aTTGTCCGCCACAACTTGTGGATAAAGCCATATCTGTCCAAGCCTCTGTGATGACTGGCAGCCCAAAAT CAACAAGTTCAGCAAATTTCCAAATTTTTTATGAAGATCCTGTTCGAGACGGAGAGCAGCAACCATGGCAACCAGAGACGAATACC AGTCCACCTGGCCGCCAATTTCTAAGTGTTTTAGATTTCGAAGGTGAAGATGGATCACCACGTCCTGCTCCAGAAATACGAGACGTTCCTTCCATTCGACCTTCCTCGCCCACATCTTCTCAGCTTCATGTTCTTGCAACCTCCGTCCTCAGGAATGACTTTTCTGCTGTCCAAATTCCAGATAACTGTGTGCcgctcaccactcccccag AAATGCCCGAGGAGTCTCCCTCAGAAAGCAGCTGTGGGTCCAGAAGCGTTTTAGAAAGGGTTACATCCCAGAACATGACAGAGAACTTGCCTGAATCTGAGATCTGCCGAGCCATCAGGAACCAAAGTGGCGTCCGTCAGAACGCCTCGCCTTCACTCCTTTCTGAGGGGTTCTCCTCACGCCTCTCAGTACTGGACGCCCAGCTTGCTGCGCTGCAGAACATCGCGGATCATCTTGAGACGGACCTCGTAAAATCCAGAATG gtGGTGAACTCCCTGGAAAAGCTTTCCTCACCGAGTGTGAAGCCCACCAAGGCAACAAAGAAAACTGTCAGATTGTCTCTTCCTCTGCAAG CATGGACACAGAGACCTGATCCAGCCTTTTCAGCTGAAATAAATGCATCAGAGCTTGATAAAAACCCTACACAGCATGACGATAAAGACCTGCTTCTCAGTGATGAAGCTGGAGCCTCCTCCTTtcactcaccaccag ATAACTTTACAGATGCAGACGAGATATCTCATGA GTGGACGGATGCTGACCCGGGCCAATCCGAGTTATTTGATACGGTGGAATTGTTAGACGAGCTGCTAAAGGAAGGATATTTATTTCCAACCGACCTGGATTTGTTCGAATCCCAGACTGTGCAGCACAACAG GCAAGACCTGCAGCAGAGTGGCTGGATGTCAGAGGGACAGGCTTTTTCCCGGGAGGACAGGAATGAACTGAGGATATGGATGAGAAGGAAACACAGGGAACGACTGGCTGCATATCAGAAACACAGAGCACGTCTGAGGGAGCAGGAACACAAACCTTACACTGCCTCTCCATCCAGG ACTCGAGCAGCCTCACGGAAAAccagagaaaatgaagaaaa GCTCACTCTTCTGGAGCAGTACGACCAGCGCATGAAGGAGGCTTGGTCTTTGGCCGGTGAATTCAATCTTCCTCCGGGAACCCAAGCGAGTTCTTCACGCACTGAAGGTTCTCAGGTTCTGTCCAAAAAGTGGTCAACCGCTGCTCCGCTCAGCAG GCCTCACAGTGTGTCCGTCAGTGGCAAAAGGGGAAAAGCTCGGCTCCACCCGCAGACACACTCTGTGGAAAGACCGCCTTCAGAGGATCTTCACAGACGACTGGGACTTCATCGGCCTG TGACTCTTTTACCAGGGGACCGACTGTCTCAGGTGACGAGACGCGGCATGCTCAGTAAGACGCTCCCTAAAAGTGATGCAGCCAGCCAGAATGAAACCAGAGACGATGGACACCAGGGAGAACCTCGACTGAACCAGACATATTCAAGAGGGGGTGCTATATACAAAAGGATTCACAGGGAGCTGCCTAAAGTGGAAGGGAGAAGAGAATTGGACAGTTCAGGACCTCATAGACCGCAGAGGCTGCAGCGGTCTGACCTT GTTCTCACAGAGCTTGTGGATGAGGAGGAAAATGATCCCCGTGGAGTTTCAGGGATAGACTGGCTGGACAATCTGTCTGAGAGTGCAGACAGCTGCCTCAGTAAAATAGACTGGGCAGCTATAGAGAGAATGGCTGCTGCAGAAGAGTCAGATGTGGACTCTTAA